Proteins encoded within one genomic window of Papio anubis isolate 15944 chromosome X, Panubis1.0, whole genome shotgun sequence:
- the RBMX gene encoding RNA-binding motif protein, X chromosome isoform X1, with amino-acid sequence MVEADRPGKLFIGGLNTETNEKALEAVFGKYGRIVEVLLMKDRETNKSRGFAFVTFESPADAKDAARDMNGKSLDGKAIKVEQATKPSFESGRRGPPPPPRSRGPPRGLRGGRGGSGGTRGPPSRGGHMDDGGYSMNFNMSSSRGPLPVKRGPPPRSGGPPPKRSAPSGPVRSSSGMGGRAPVSRGRDSYGGPPRREPLPSRRDVYLSPRDDGYSTKDSYSSRDYPSSRDTRDYAPPPRDYTYRDYGHSSSRDDYPSRGYSDRDGYGRDRDYSDHPSGGSYRDSYESYGNSRSAPPTRGPPPSYGGSSRYDDYSSSRDGYGGSRDSYSSSRSDLYSSGRDRVGRQDRGLPPSMERGYPPPRDSYSSSSRGAPRGGGRGGSRSDRGGGRSRY; translated from the exons atggttgaagCAGATCGCCCAGGAAAGCTCTTCATTGGTGGGCTTAATACGGAAACAAATGAGAAAGCTCTTGAAGCAGTATTTGGCAAATATGGACGAATAGTGGAAG TACTCTTGATGAAAGACCGGGAAACCAACAAATCAAGAGGATTTGCTTTTGTCACCTTTGAAAGCCCAGCAGACGCTAAGGATGCAGCCAGAGACATGAATGGAAAG tcattaGATGGAAAAGCCATCAAAGTGGAACAAGCCACCAAACCATCATTTGAAAGTGGTAGACGTGGACCGCCTCCACCTCCAAGAAGTAGAGGCCCTCCAAGAGGTCTTagaggtggaagaggaggaagtggaggaacCAGGGGACCTCCCTCACGGGGAGGACACATGG ATGACGGTGGATATTCCATGAATTTTAACATGAGTTCTTCCAGGGGACCACTCCCAGTAAAAAGAGGACCACCACCAAGAAGTGGGGGTCCTCCTCCCAAGAGATCTGCACCTTCAGGACCAGTTCGCAGTAGCAGTGGAATGGGAGGGAGAG CTCCTGTATCACGTGGAAGAGATAGTTACGGAGGTCCACCTCGAAGGGAGCCACTGCCCTCTCGTAGAGATGTTTATTTGTCCCCAAGAGATGATGGGTATTCTACTAAAGACAG CTATTCAAGCAGAGATTACCCAAGTTCTCGTGATACTAGAGATTATGCACCACCACCACGAGATTATACTTACCGTGATTATGGTCATTCCAGTTCACGTGATGACTATCCATCAAGAGGCTATAG CGATAGAGATGGATATGGTCGTGATCGTGACTATTCAGATCATCCAAGTGGAGGTTCCTACAGAGATTCATATGAGAGTTATG GTAACTCACGTAGTGCTCCACCTACACGAGGGCCCCCGCCATCTTATGGTGGAAGCAGTCGCTATGATGATTACAGCAGCTCACGTGACGGATATGGTGGAAGTCGAGACAGTTACTCAAGCAGCCGAAGTGATCTCTACTCAAGTGGTCGTGATCGGGTTGGCAGACAAGACAGAGGGCTTCCCCCTTCTATGGAAAGGGGGTACCCTCCTCCACGTGATTCCTACAGCAGTTCAAGCCGCGGAGCACCAAGAGGTGGTGGCCGTGGAGGAAGCCGATCTGATAGAGGGGGAGGCAGAAGCAGAtactag
- the RBMX gene encoding RNA-binding motif protein, X chromosome isoform X2: MVEADRPGKLFIGGLNTETNEKALEAVFGKYGRIVEVLLMKDRETNKSRGFAFVTFESPADAKDAARDMNGKSLDGKAIKVEQATKPSFESGRRGPPPPPRSRGPPRGLRGGRGGSGGTRGPPSRGGHMAPVSRGRDSYGGPPRREPLPSRRDVYLSPRDDGYSTKDSYSSRDYPSSRDTRDYAPPPRDYTYRDYGHSSSRDDYPSRGYSDRDGYGRDRDYSDHPSGGSYRDSYESYGNSRSAPPTRGPPPSYGGSSRYDDYSSSRDGYGGSRDSYSSSRSDLYSSGRDRVGRQDRGLPPSMERGYPPPRDSYSSSSRGAPRGGGRGGSRSDRGGGRSRY; encoded by the exons atggttgaagCAGATCGCCCAGGAAAGCTCTTCATTGGTGGGCTTAATACGGAAACAAATGAGAAAGCTCTTGAAGCAGTATTTGGCAAATATGGACGAATAGTGGAAG TACTCTTGATGAAAGACCGGGAAACCAACAAATCAAGAGGATTTGCTTTTGTCACCTTTGAAAGCCCAGCAGACGCTAAGGATGCAGCCAGAGACATGAATGGAAAG tcattaGATGGAAAAGCCATCAAAGTGGAACAAGCCACCAAACCATCATTTGAAAGTGGTAGACGTGGACCGCCTCCACCTCCAAGAAGTAGAGGCCCTCCAAGAGGTCTTagaggtggaagaggaggaagtggaggaacCAGGGGACCTCCCTCACGGGGAGGACACATGG CTCCTGTATCACGTGGAAGAGATAGTTACGGAGGTCCACCTCGAAGGGAGCCACTGCCCTCTCGTAGAGATGTTTATTTGTCCCCAAGAGATGATGGGTATTCTACTAAAGACAG CTATTCAAGCAGAGATTACCCAAGTTCTCGTGATACTAGAGATTATGCACCACCACCACGAGATTATACTTACCGTGATTATGGTCATTCCAGTTCACGTGATGACTATCCATCAAGAGGCTATAG CGATAGAGATGGATATGGTCGTGATCGTGACTATTCAGATCATCCAAGTGGAGGTTCCTACAGAGATTCATATGAGAGTTATG GTAACTCACGTAGTGCTCCACCTACACGAGGGCCCCCGCCATCTTATGGTGGAAGCAGTCGCTATGATGATTACAGCAGCTCACGTGACGGATATGGTGGAAGTCGAGACAGTTACTCAAGCAGCCGAAGTGATCTCTACTCAAGTGGTCGTGATCGGGTTGGCAGACAAGACAGAGGGCTTCCCCCTTCTATGGAAAGGGGGTACCCTCCTCCACGTGATTCCTACAGCAGTTCAAGCCGCGGAGCACCAAGAGGTGGTGGCCGTGGAGGAAGCCGATCTGATAGAGGGGGAGGCAGAAGCAGAtactag
- the RBMX gene encoding RNA-binding motif protein, X chromosome isoform X3, with protein MVEADRPGKLFIGGLNTETNEKALEAVFGKYGRIVEVLLMKDRETNKSRGFAFVTFESPADAKDAARDMNGKSLDGKAIKVEQATKPSFESGRRGPPPPPRSRGPPRGLRGGRGGSGGTRGPPSRGGHMDDGGYSMNFNMSSSRGPLPVKRGPPPRSGGPPPKRSAPSGPVRSSSGMGGRAPVSRGRDSYGGPPRREPLPSRRDVYLSPRDDGYSTKDSYSSRDYPSSRDTRDYAPPPRDYTYRDYGHSSSRDDYPSRGYSDRDGYGRDRDYSDHPSGGSYRDSYESYG; from the exons atggttgaagCAGATCGCCCAGGAAAGCTCTTCATTGGTGGGCTTAATACGGAAACAAATGAGAAAGCTCTTGAAGCAGTATTTGGCAAATATGGACGAATAGTGGAAG TACTCTTGATGAAAGACCGGGAAACCAACAAATCAAGAGGATTTGCTTTTGTCACCTTTGAAAGCCCAGCAGACGCTAAGGATGCAGCCAGAGACATGAATGGAAAG tcattaGATGGAAAAGCCATCAAAGTGGAACAAGCCACCAAACCATCATTTGAAAGTGGTAGACGTGGACCGCCTCCACCTCCAAGAAGTAGAGGCCCTCCAAGAGGTCTTagaggtggaagaggaggaagtggaggaacCAGGGGACCTCCCTCACGGGGAGGACACATGG ATGACGGTGGATATTCCATGAATTTTAACATGAGTTCTTCCAGGGGACCACTCCCAGTAAAAAGAGGACCACCACCAAGAAGTGGGGGTCCTCCTCCCAAGAGATCTGCACCTTCAGGACCAGTTCGCAGTAGCAGTGGAATGGGAGGGAGAG CTCCTGTATCACGTGGAAGAGATAGTTACGGAGGTCCACCTCGAAGGGAGCCACTGCCCTCTCGTAGAGATGTTTATTTGTCCCCAAGAGATGATGGGTATTCTACTAAAGACAG CTATTCAAGCAGAGATTACCCAAGTTCTCGTGATACTAGAGATTATGCACCACCACCACGAGATTATACTTACCGTGATTATGGTCATTCCAGTTCACGTGATGACTATCCATCAAGAGGCTATAG CGATAGAGATGGATATGGTCGTGATCGTGACTATTCAGATCATCCAAGTGGAGGTTCCTACAGAGATTCATATGAGAGTTATG GTTGA